One part of the Tunicatimonas pelagia genome encodes these proteins:
- the ruvC gene encoding crossover junction endodeoxyribonuclease RuvC: MTQTKPTIAKRPDSERIILGIDPGTNEMGYGVICIRSSPSHSSVITLMQYGIIHLRKYANYQTKLQKIFDRIVSLIDEYHPDEMALEAPFYSKNVQSMLKLGRAQGVAMAAALSRQIPVTEYAPRKVKQSVTGNGNASKEQVSKMLGSLLDTNNPLLQANQLNDATDALAVALCHHYQKSSPIRHNKSWKAFVADNPERVKS; encoded by the coding sequence ATGACCCAAACCAAGCCAACGATCGCAAAACGGCCCGATAGCGAAAGAATTATTCTGGGCATTGATCCCGGAACCAACGAAATGGGCTACGGAGTAATCTGTATCCGCAGTTCTCCCTCGCACTCCAGCGTAATTACCCTCATGCAATACGGCATCATTCATTTACGTAAATACGCGAACTACCAAACAAAACTGCAGAAAATATTTGACCGTATCGTCAGCCTGATTGATGAATACCATCCCGATGAGATGGCACTAGAGGCTCCGTTTTACAGCAAAAACGTACAGTCTATGCTTAAACTGGGCCGGGCTCAGGGAGTAGCGATGGCAGCGGCTCTTAGCCGACAAATTCCGGTAACGGAGTACGCCCCCCGCAAAGTGAAACAATCGGTAACTGGCAACGGAAATGCCTCGAAGGAGCAGGTTTCCAAGATGCTAGGTAGTTTGTTAGATACCAATAATCCATTATTGCAAGCAAATCAACTCAATGATGCTACCGATGCTCTGGCCGTTGCCCTATGCCATCATTACCAAAAATCATCACCCATTCGGCACAATAAAAGCTGGAAAGCCTTTGTGGCGGATAATCCCGAGCGGGTAAAATCGTAG